The Algoriphagus sanaruensis genome window below encodes:
- a CDS encoding Crp/Fnr family transcriptional regulator: protein MTLEKLKQALPNLSDPKLLQAILEKGQESNFEHGRVLMEPGQFIKAVPLVIDGSIKIMRMDEEGKELFLYYLEQGETCALSLTCCSAARPSEIKAVVEETATIMFIPVQLHEQWSDEFKQWKDFVSSTYQQRFQEMLIALDAVAFKRMDERLMRYIVTKMKQLKANELHTTHQEIANELGTSREVISRLLKQLEKKKWIELGRNVIYIRDDFEELISK, encoded by the coding sequence ATGACACTAGAAAAACTCAAACAAGCACTTCCAAACCTCTCTGACCCTAAACTTTTACAGGCAATTTTGGAAAAAGGCCAGGAATCCAACTTTGAACATGGAAGGGTATTAATGGAGCCTGGACAATTTATCAAGGCAGTTCCACTCGTGATTGATGGGTCTATCAAGATCATGCGAATGGATGAGGAAGGAAAAGAATTATTTCTGTATTACCTCGAGCAGGGCGAAACTTGTGCCTTGTCCCTAACTTGTTGCTCGGCAGCCCGACCGAGCGAAATCAAAGCCGTGGTCGAAGAGACCGCTACTATCATGTTTATTCCAGTTCAGTTGCATGAGCAGTGGTCTGATGAATTTAAGCAGTGGAAAGATTTCGTTTCGAGTACCTATCAACAGCGATTCCAAGAGATGCTTATTGCTTTAGATGCTGTTGCTTTTAAGCGTATGGATGAGCGACTTATGCGGTACATCGTTACCAAAATGAAACAACTTAAAGCGAACGAACTTCATACGACTCACCAGGAGATCGCAAATGAATTAGGAACTTCAAGGGAGGTGATTTCGCGATTGCTTAAGCAACTGGAAAAGAAAAAGTGGATTGAATTGGGTCGAAACGTGATCTATATCCGTGATGATTTTGAAGAGTT
- a CDS encoding polysaccharide biosynthesis C-terminal domain-containing protein, with translation MSKVAKQSIQTALFSYLGVVIGYINVLWLYPYALDATELGIFRTVQDLALLFVPFAQLGIGHGITRYFPQLENQKSAFLSFSLLLSLIGFILVSLIFFGFKEQLIQLFAFNSPELIDFLGLVLLITLFSLINSVLDSYARSFIKVAIPTFFREVFLRFLSSVLVGAYLLGWIDFNQVMQGLVATYGITLVGVLVYLIWLGVLTFDFRWSSFPTGFRSSFIRYSLITFLATAASTLIMKIDSVMVSSMVSLEANAVYSIAFYMALVVELPRRAISQVSMPIIAEHFATQNTPEIQKLYRQISNRQLYICLFLFALIWVNIDQIYHFVPNREIYQAGKYVVLIIGMGKIIDVGFSVNSEILVFSNYYRFNLILTVIMSFVIIAANYFLIPIFGIEGAALGSAGVMLGFNSIKYLYLKAKLSLDPFSIETLKILLVGSLGFGCSILKFPEWNPILNLFFQSVTVAGVYLLGSIILKIGREEWAWIKTKVKTSGP, from the coding sequence ATGAGTAAAGTCGCCAAGCAAAGTATCCAAACCGCTCTTTTTTCCTACCTGGGAGTGGTCATCGGATACATCAACGTGCTTTGGCTTTATCCCTATGCACTGGATGCCACTGAATTAGGCATTTTCCGAACCGTTCAGGATTTGGCCTTGCTTTTTGTCCCATTTGCCCAGCTTGGAATTGGACATGGAATTACCCGTTACTTTCCCCAATTAGAAAATCAGAAATCCGCTTTTCTGAGTTTTAGCTTATTGCTTTCCCTGATCGGATTCATCCTAGTTTCCTTGATTTTTTTTGGATTCAAAGAGCAACTCATACAACTTTTTGCCTTCAACTCTCCTGAACTTATCGACTTTTTGGGTCTTGTCCTATTGATTACTCTTTTTTCGCTGATCAATAGCGTGCTAGATTCCTATGCGAGATCCTTTATCAAAGTAGCTATTCCCACCTTCTTCAGAGAAGTTTTCCTTAGGTTTCTGAGTTCAGTTCTGGTAGGAGCTTATTTATTAGGCTGGATTGATTTCAACCAGGTTATGCAAGGTTTGGTGGCGACGTATGGAATTACCCTAGTGGGTGTTTTGGTTTACCTGATTTGGCTAGGAGTTTTGACTTTTGATTTTCGATGGAGCTCCTTCCCTACTGGGTTTAGAAGTTCATTTATCCGATATAGTCTGATTACGTTTTTGGCTACTGCTGCCTCTACTTTGATTATGAAAATCGACTCAGTGATGGTCAGTTCGATGGTAAGCTTGGAAGCTAATGCGGTCTATTCCATTGCTTTCTACATGGCGCTGGTCGTGGAGCTACCTAGAAGGGCTATTTCACAAGTTAGTATGCCGATTATTGCCGAACATTTTGCTACGCAAAACACCCCTGAGATTCAAAAGCTTTATCGACAGATTTCCAATCGTCAGTTATACATCTGTTTGTTTCTATTTGCCCTTATTTGGGTCAATATCGATCAGATTTATCACTTTGTGCCGAATCGAGAAATCTACCAAGCAGGAAAATATGTCGTATTGATCATTGGAATGGGCAAGATTATCGACGTGGGTTTTTCTGTGAATAGTGAGATTCTAGTATTCTCCAACTACTATCGATTTAATTTGATTTTGACCGTTATAATGAGCTTTGTCATAATTGCTGCCAATTACTTCCTGATTCCGATTTTTGGAATAGAAGGCGCTGCATTAGGTTCTGCAGGAGTTATGCTGGGATTCAATAGCATCAAATATTTGTATCTAAAAGCTAAACTTAGCTTAGATCCTTTTAGCATTGAGACCCTAAAAATTCTCCTAGTGGGTAGTTTGGGGTTTGGATGCTCTATCCTGAAATTTCCTGAATGGAACCCAATTTTGAATTTATTTTTCCAAAGTGTGACTGTTGCGGGCGTCTATTTACTTGGGTCAATAATCTTAAAAATAGGGCGAGAAGAATGGGCTTGGATAAAAACGAAAGTAAAAACATCCGGGCCTTAG
- a CDS encoding FeoA family protein yields MTADRLPLDRTGKIIEIKSSPLKINLMELGFLPGKYITLQHKAPAGGPMAFQMEETLLALRIHEAALIQIELI; encoded by the coding sequence ATGACTGCAGACCGACTTCCCTTAGACCGAACAGGGAAAATCATAGAGATTAAATCCTCACCTCTTAAGATCAATCTCATGGAGCTTGGATTTTTGCCAGGTAAATACATTACGCTTCAGCATAAAGCTCCTGCAGGTGGTCCAATGGCGTTTCAAATGGAAGAAACTCTTTTGGCTTTGCGTATTCATGAAGCAGCATTGATCCAGATCGAATTGATTTAA
- the feoB gene encoding ferrous iron transport protein B, protein MTELSAPISIKTPKIAIIGNPNVGKSTIFNFLTGLNQKIGNYPGVTVDKKTGAFSIEGQAFELLDLPGTYSLFPNSEDEIIAHRVLNQGGNEDRPDFVLMVIDSSQLSRGLFLATQLIDLGVNLAILLNMSDLAEKKNIEIRSYELFKCLGVPILNTDARNLKGMDQVKNLISQKNFSKGKPFIDITQVVPLDLLSKIQDHLKLDNPYQAYQLIRFGGKDPHLPEETRNYLESITSDFNFDLEEAQLEETKLRYKKITELVTRAMIKREEPKKKSQLDRITLHPVIGYLVFFAILVVIFQTIFTWASVPMDWIDGIFADLSTFISSKLPDGPLARLIAEGVIPGIGGVVIFIPQIALLFGFLAILEDTGYMSRVVFLMDRWMRPFGLHGKSIVPLVSGVACAIPGVMAARNISNWKEKMITILVTPLMSCSARLPVYIILIGLTVPDELLFGLINLQALALFGLYFLGVLGVLVTAFLLKLILKTSEKSFLMTELPPYRLPRWSDVGITMIEKSKTFVFEAGKVILAISIILWVLASYGPPARMDEIRASAEQQLSQTTDEGEIEAIEAETNSLLLENSFIGIMGRAIEPAIKPLGYDWKIGISLITSFAAREVFISTIATIYSIGADVEDELTIRQKLDHQVNAATGEKTFNKATSFSLMVFYVFAMQCMSTLAVVKRETKGWKWPIIQTLYMSGLAYLMAFITYQIFS, encoded by the coding sequence ATGACCGAATTAAGCGCACCTATTTCTATAAAAACTCCCAAGATTGCCATTATCGGGAATCCAAACGTGGGTAAATCAACGATTTTTAATTTTTTGACAGGATTAAACCAAAAAATCGGAAACTATCCGGGTGTCACTGTAGATAAAAAAACGGGTGCTTTTTCGATCGAAGGGCAAGCTTTTGAATTACTCGACCTTCCAGGAACCTACAGCTTATTTCCAAATTCTGAAGACGAAATCATCGCTCATCGTGTCCTGAATCAAGGAGGTAATGAGGATCGACCGGATTTTGTATTGATGGTTATTGATTCAAGTCAGCTTTCAAGAGGACTTTTCTTAGCCACTCAGCTAATTGATCTCGGAGTGAATCTGGCCATTTTATTAAACATGTCGGATTTGGCAGAAAAGAAAAATATTGAAATCCGATCATACGAATTATTTAAGTGCCTTGGAGTACCGATTCTAAACACGGACGCTCGAAATCTCAAAGGAATGGATCAGGTCAAAAACCTGATCAGCCAGAAAAATTTTTCTAAGGGAAAACCATTTATCGATATCACCCAAGTCGTTCCATTGGATCTACTATCGAAGATTCAGGATCATCTCAAACTTGACAATCCTTACCAAGCGTATCAATTGATTCGATTTGGAGGAAAAGACCCTCATCTTCCTGAAGAAACCAGAAATTATCTTGAATCTATTACCTCTGATTTCAATTTCGATCTGGAAGAGGCTCAGCTTGAAGAAACCAAACTGAGATATAAGAAAATTACTGAATTGGTCACTCGCGCGATGATTAAGCGGGAAGAGCCCAAAAAGAAATCCCAGCTTGACCGAATTACCCTTCACCCTGTAATAGGTTACTTGGTTTTCTTTGCCATCCTGGTCGTGATTTTCCAAACCATTTTTACTTGGGCTTCTGTGCCCATGGATTGGATAGATGGAATTTTTGCTGATTTAAGCACCTTTATTTCGAGCAAACTACCCGATGGTCCGTTAGCCAGACTAATAGCTGAAGGTGTAATCCCCGGTATTGGAGGTGTGGTAATATTTATTCCACAAATCGCCCTTCTTTTTGGTTTTCTAGCCATTCTGGAGGATACCGGCTATATGTCTCGAGTCGTTTTTTTAATGGATCGTTGGATGCGCCCATTTGGTCTTCATGGTAAAAGTATTGTTCCACTCGTGTCTGGAGTGGCCTGTGCAATTCCAGGGGTTATGGCTGCTAGAAATATCTCAAACTGGAAAGAAAAAATGATCACCATTTTGGTGACTCCATTGATGAGCTGCTCAGCAAGGCTTCCTGTTTACATTATTTTAATTGGTCTTACCGTTCCGGATGAGTTGCTTTTTGGTCTGATTAACCTACAAGCTTTGGCCTTATTTGGTCTCTACTTTTTAGGAGTATTAGGGGTTTTGGTTACAGCATTTTTACTAAAGCTAATATTGAAAACTTCCGAAAAAAGTTTTTTGATGACCGAACTCCCACCTTATCGCCTGCCTAGATGGAGTGACGTGGGAATTACGATGATCGAAAAATCAAAAACATTTGTTTTTGAGGCAGGGAAAGTGATTTTAGCGATTTCTATTATTCTTTGGGTTTTGGCTTCCTATGGTCCACCAGCTAGAATGGATGAAATCCGTGCATCAGCAGAACAGCAACTGTCCCAAACTACTGACGAAGGCGAGATTGAAGCTATTGAGGCAGAAACTAACTCATTGCTATTAGAAAATTCCTTCATTGGAATCATGGGAAGAGCCATTGAACCTGCGATCAAGCCATTAGGGTATGATTGGAAAATTGGGATTTCGTTGATTACATCCTTTGCAGCGAGAGAAGTTTTTATTTCAACGATCGCCACGATTTACAGCATTGGAGCAGATGTAGAAGATGAATTGACGATCCGACAAAAATTAGATCATCAAGTAAATGCGGCCACCGGGGAAAAGACCTTTAACAAAGCCACATCATTTTCTTTGATGGTGTTTTATGTTTTTGCGATGCAGTGTATGAGTACATTGGCAGTGGTAAAACGCGAAACAAAAGGCTGGAAATGGCCTATTATTCAAACCCTCTATATGAGTGGCCTTGCTTATTTAATGGCATTTATCACGTATCAAATTTTCTCTTAA
- a CDS encoding TonB-dependent receptor yields MKSSLLTLVCILFGFHSFAQDLLILDKNTNLPISEVSISVPGTPTNRSTDANGKVSLSGFPKTGKIWITKENYISLALAWSDFEQGQFTVYLSTKEVILEDAVISANRWKVNLEDVAEKVRRLDQSSLLIRNPSNMADWIGSSGEVFIQKSQMGGGSPMIRGFSANRLLYAVDGVRMNTAIFRSGNLQNVISIDPFAVENTEIQFGPGSVMYGSDAIGGVMVFETLQPDATNRLNLISRVSSASSEKTGHVDFSYGSNSLRFLTSISYFNYGDLRMGSRGGHDSYLRPDYVQREGNFDLVKVNDNPLVQKGSGYDQINLMQKVNWRSGKYSNFDVGFHYSTSSNVPRYDRLIEKRNGSLRFAKWDYGPQTWLMGNAKWTYTKSTRLFDQVKIISAYQFFEESRIDRRLNDNRENNRKEEVKAYSVNADLLKYFKDGSFLSYGAEWVLNQVQSSGISKNIETGALFPASARYPNSNWSSLAAYGSYHRRISDLLKFQGALRYNLTKLTADFSENLDFYPLPFTTSSNSHSSLTGNLGLILSPSPSFTISPVLSTGFRAPNVDDIGKIFDSEPGAVLVPNPDLKPEYAYNAELNLNKYFGENLKLDFTAYYTRLDQAMVRRPFQLDGKSEIVYDGEPSQVLAIQNAAFATIKGIQAGFEYKFSSQLLLVSRYNFQKGIEELDDQTTSPSRHAPPAYGMTRLSFSKPKFGAHLTVQYSAERSFEDLPEEEKSKVFIYATDVNGNPFSPSWTIVNLNFNYSIAKNFGLTGGLENIFDKQYRPYSSGIVAPGRNVTLSLKASF; encoded by the coding sequence ATGAAGTCTTCACTTCTAACACTTGTTTGCATTCTCTTTGGTTTTCATTCCTTCGCTCAGGACCTTCTTATATTAGATAAAAACACTAATCTTCCCATTTCTGAAGTATCGATTAGCGTACCCGGAACTCCAACTAATCGGTCTACTGATGCAAATGGAAAGGTATCATTAAGTGGATTTCCAAAAACTGGAAAAATTTGGATCACGAAGGAAAATTACATTTCACTAGCTCTTGCTTGGAGTGATTTTGAACAAGGCCAGTTTACAGTTTACCTATCCACCAAAGAGGTAATTCTTGAAGATGCTGTCATCTCAGCCAATCGCTGGAAAGTCAACTTGGAAGACGTGGCAGAAAAAGTCAGGAGGCTAGATCAAAGCTCTCTGCTAATCCGAAATCCAAGTAATATGGCAGATTGGATTGGGTCAAGTGGGGAAGTGTTTATTCAAAAAAGCCAAATGGGTGGAGGAAGCCCAATGATTCGAGGTTTTTCTGCCAATAGACTTTTATATGCCGTGGATGGCGTAAGAATGAATACGGCAATATTTAGAAGTGGAAATCTCCAAAACGTGATTTCTATTGATCCTTTTGCAGTAGAAAATACCGAAATACAGTTTGGTCCAGGATCTGTAATGTATGGCTCTGATGCGATCGGTGGAGTAATGGTTTTTGAAACACTCCAACCAGATGCTACCAATCGGTTAAATTTGATTTCAAGAGTTTCATCTGCATCATCTGAAAAAACAGGACATGTCGATTTTTCTTATGGAAGTAATTCTTTACGATTCTTAACCAGTATCAGCTATTTTAACTACGGAGACTTGCGCATGGGGAGTCGAGGCGGTCATGACTCCTATCTCCGTCCAGATTATGTACAAAGAGAGGGAAATTTCGATTTAGTAAAGGTCAACGATAACCCATTAGTACAAAAAGGAAGTGGCTATGATCAGATCAATCTGATGCAAAAAGTAAATTGGAGGAGTGGAAAATACAGCAATTTCGATGTTGGATTTCACTACTCTACTTCCTCTAATGTACCACGGTATGACCGATTGATTGAAAAAAGAAACGGAAGCTTACGATTTGCAAAGTGGGATTATGGACCCCAAACTTGGCTGATGGGCAATGCTAAGTGGACTTATACGAAAAGCACTCGCCTTTTTGATCAGGTAAAAATCATCAGCGCGTATCAATTTTTCGAAGAAAGTCGCATTGATCGAAGATTAAACGATAATCGAGAAAACAATCGAAAAGAAGAAGTGAAGGCCTATTCGGTCAATGCCGATTTATTGAAGTATTTTAAAGATGGGTCATTTTTAAGTTATGGTGCTGAATGGGTTTTAAACCAGGTTCAATCCTCTGGAATTAGTAAAAACATTGAAACCGGAGCGCTATTTCCTGCATCTGCCAGATATCCCAATTCAAATTGGAGCTCTCTAGCAGCTTATGGAAGTTACCACCGACGCATTTCTGATTTGCTCAAGTTTCAGGGAGCATTACGATACAATTTAACCAAGCTCACTGCAGATTTCTCTGAGAACCTTGATTTCTATCCCCTTCCATTTACTACCTCTTCAAACAGTCATTCTTCCTTAACTGGCAATTTGGGCCTAATCCTATCTCCTTCTCCTTCATTTACTATTTCACCCGTCCTTTCCACGGGATTTAGAGCGCCAAATGTGGATGACATTGGAAAAATATTCGATTCTGAGCCAGGTGCTGTTTTGGTGCCCAATCCAGACCTAAAGCCAGAATATGCTTACAATGCAGAGCTCAACTTGAATAAATATTTCGGAGAAAATTTAAAGTTGGACTTCACCGCTTATTATACTCGACTAGATCAGGCGATGGTCCGAAGACCATTTCAATTAGATGGGAAATCTGAAATTGTATATGATGGGGAACCTAGTCAAGTCTTAGCAATTCAAAATGCAGCCTTTGCCACCATCAAAGGAATTCAAGCAGGATTTGAGTATAAATTTTCTTCCCAACTCCTTTTGGTTTCGAGGTATAATTTTCAAAAAGGGATTGAGGAATTGGATGACCAAACCACTAGCCCATCCAGACATGCACCCCCCGCTTATGGGATGACACGTTTAAGTTTTTCCAAACCAAAATTCGGAGCACATCTAACTGTTCAATACAGTGCAGAACGATCATTTGAAGACCTTCCCGAAGAGGAGAAATCCAAAGTCTTCATTTACGCTACCGATGTAAATGGAAATCCATTTTCCCCTTCTTGGACCATTGTCAATTTGAATTTCAATTACTCAATAGCCAAAAATTTTGGACTCACAGGAGGGTTAGAAAATATTTTCGACAAACAATACCGGCCTTACAGTTCGGGAATTGTAGCACCCGGAAGAAATGTGACGTTATCGCTTAAAGCCAGTTTTTAA
- a CDS encoding universal stress protein: MYLIKKLIVCLDQTPLDKTLVEYAGFIAKVNQTKKIYFSNVIKNLSIPKEVLEEFPNLIENMINERKEAMEKVVKEHFPDLKGIAISYVVKEGNLSKKILKLAEEKSADMILVGRKVDLPGTGVASQRLARRASCSLLIVPEGAKAKINKLLVPSDFSEYSKDALEEAIMIVEKHGGTAEIVCQNVFNVPSGYHFTGKSLEEFTEIMKMHAEINYKKFIKKIDTKGIKITPIYTQDDNDDPVQEIVSKALEIEADGIIIGAKGRTAATALFIGSMAERLIQYNDSLPLLVTRPKGKNAGILDYILEI; the protein is encoded by the coding sequence ATGTATTTGATCAAAAAACTGATTGTTTGTCTGGATCAGACTCCCTTGGACAAAACCCTTGTAGAATATGCAGGATTTATAGCCAAGGTCAATCAGACCAAGAAAATCTATTTTTCCAATGTGATTAAAAACCTATCCATCCCCAAAGAGGTCCTTGAAGAATTCCCAAATCTCATTGAAAACATGATCAATGAGCGAAAAGAAGCGATGGAAAAGGTGGTAAAAGAGCACTTTCCAGATCTCAAAGGAATTGCAATCAGCTACGTAGTTAAGGAAGGAAATCTTTCCAAAAAGATATTAAAACTCGCTGAGGAAAAATCCGCTGATATGATCTTGGTTGGTCGAAAAGTGGATCTTCCCGGAACTGGCGTCGCTTCTCAGCGATTGGCAAGAAGAGCGAGTTGCTCATTGCTTATTGTTCCCGAGGGAGCGAAAGCAAAAATCAATAAATTATTGGTTCCCAGCGATTTTTCTGAATACTCAAAAGATGCACTCGAGGAAGCAATCATGATTGTCGAAAAGCATGGAGGCACTGCAGAAATTGTTTGCCAAAATGTCTTTAACGTTCCATCTGGATATCATTTTACCGGTAAAAGTCTGGAAGAATTTACAGAGATCATGAAAATGCATGCTGAGATCAATTACAAGAAGTTCATCAAAAAAATAGATACCAAAGGAATCAAAATTACTCCAATCTATACCCAAGATGACAATGATGATCCTGTTCAGGAAATCGTCTCAAAAGCACTTGAAATCGAAGCAGACGGAATCATTATTGGAGCAAAAGGCAGAACAGCTGCCACTGCACTTTTCATAGGAAGTATGGCGGAAAGGTTAATTCAGTACAATGACAGCCTTCCACTTTTGGTGACTAGGCCTAAAGGAAAAAACGCTGGTATTTTGGACTATATCCTAGAGATTTAA
- a CDS encoding NAD(P)/FAD-dependent oxidoreductase produces MKTHYQILIIGGGTAGITIAAQLKRKDSTLDIAIVEPSEKHYYQPAWTLVGAGAFDFADTERNEADYIPDGVDWIKDKATGIDPESNSVETATSGTITYDYLIPVPGLVMAPELIPGLKEALGKGVVCSNYTDPEHTWEVLKNFKGGNAVFTQPTTPIKCGGAPQKIMYMAEDYFRKNGLRDKTNVLFATPGTVIFGVPEFAKTLNKIIHDRDIIFKPFYAPVKIDAEKQEIYFHYAKPGESNCTVQEGNSLGEELVGALEIKVHYDMLHIAPPQMAPKFIQDSKISIQEGPGKGWVDVDIHTMQHKRYPNIFSIGDVAHLPTAKTGAAIRKQAPVLVENLLSVIKSGHLGQKSYEGYSSCPIVTGYGKMLLCEFKYDNVKDSDPMISTFVDTTKEQYSMWLLKKYGLPFMYWNLMLRGKA; encoded by the coding sequence ATGAAAACTCACTATCAGATTTTAATTATCGGCGGAGGAACAGCCGGAATTACCATTGCAGCCCAACTTAAGCGAAAGGACTCAACCTTGGATATCGCCATTGTCGAACCTTCAGAAAAACATTATTATCAGCCTGCATGGACGTTAGTGGGCGCTGGAGCTTTTGATTTTGCAGATACTGAGCGAAATGAAGCAGACTATATTCCAGACGGTGTAGATTGGATTAAAGATAAAGCAACTGGAATTGACCCAGAAAGTAATTCAGTAGAAACTGCTACTTCTGGTACAATCACTTATGACTATTTGATTCCAGTACCTGGGTTGGTGATGGCTCCAGAATTAATCCCTGGGTTAAAAGAAGCATTAGGTAAAGGCGTGGTCTGCTCTAATTACACTGACCCTGAACATACTTGGGAAGTGCTCAAAAATTTCAAAGGAGGCAATGCCGTCTTTACCCAGCCAACTACTCCAATCAAATGTGGTGGAGCACCTCAAAAAATCATGTACATGGCTGAGGACTATTTTAGAAAAAATGGTCTTAGAGACAAAACCAATGTCCTGTTTGCAACTCCAGGCACTGTGATTTTTGGTGTTCCAGAATTTGCCAAGACCTTAAATAAGATCATCCATGATCGTGATATCATATTCAAGCCTTTCTATGCACCAGTTAAAATTGATGCCGAAAAGCAGGAAATCTATTTCCACTATGCAAAACCCGGAGAAAGTAACTGCACTGTTCAAGAAGGCAATAGCTTAGGCGAAGAACTGGTAGGAGCTCTTGAAATCAAGGTCCATTACGATATGCTTCACATCGCTCCACCTCAAATGGCTCCAAAATTCATCCAGGATTCCAAAATATCCATTCAGGAAGGACCCGGGAAAGGATGGGTTGACGTGGACATCCATACCATGCAGCATAAGCGTTACCCCAATATCTTCTCCATAGGCGATGTAGCCCACTTACCAACAGCAAAAACTGGCGCCGCCATCAGAAAGCAAGCTCCAGTATTGGTAGAAAATCTACTCTCTGTGATCAAATCCGGTCATTTGGGTCAAAAATCTTACGAAGGATATTCTTCTTGCCCAATTGTGACTGGCTATGGAAAAATGCTACTCTGCGAATTCAAATACGACAATGTCAAAGATAGCGATCCAATGATTTCCACTTTTGTAGACACTACCAAAGAACAATACAGCATGTGGTTGCTCAAGAAATACGGTCTTCCTTTTATGTATTGGAATTTAATGTTGAGAGGAAAAGCCTAA